A region of Vigna radiata var. radiata cultivar VC1973A chromosome 6, Vradiata_ver6, whole genome shotgun sequence DNA encodes the following proteins:
- the LOC106763909 gene encoding protein SRG1 isoform X1: MGDSSKNPSGTSILVPSVQELAKQNLSAVPHRYIQPHHEDMHLISQQTHALQIPVIDMHNLLSAESKTSELQKLHLACKHWGFFQLVNHGVSLSLVEKVKLEIQEFFNLPMSEKKKFWQSSEHMEGFGQAFVVSEDQELDWADLYYMTTLPKHLRMPHLFPKLPLPFRDTLEIYSQEMKDLALNIIGHMGKALKIEEKEIKELFEDGIQLMRMNYYPPCPEPNKVIGLTPHSDGIGLTILLQVNEVEGLQIRKDGFWVPVKPLPNAFIVNVGDILEIITNGNYKSIEHRATVNAEKERLSIATFYSPKEDGVVGPASSLISEETPPRFRSIGVKDYFKGLFSRKLDGKSYVEVMRI; encoded by the exons ATGGGAGATAGCAGCAAGAACCCTTCTGGAACTTCAATTCTGGTACCATCAGTTCAAGAGTTGGCTAAGCAGAATTTGTCTGCTGTTCCACACAGATACATTCAACCTCACCATGAAGACATGCACCTCATCTCTCAACAAACTCATGCTCTTCAGATTCCAGTTATTGACATGCACAACTTGCTTTCTGCAGAATCTAAAACTTCAGAACTTCAAAAGCTTCATCTTGCTTGCAAACATTGGGGATTCTTCCAG cTGGTAAATCATGGGGTCAGTCTTTCTTTGGTGGAGAAAGTAAAGTTGGAAATTCAAGAATTTTTCAACCTTCCAATGtcagagaagaaaaagttttggcAGAGTTCAGAGCATATGGAAGGTTTTGGACAAGCATTTGTTGTGAGTGAAGATCAAGAACTTGATTGGGCTGACCTTTATTACATGACAACCCTCCCAAAACACTTAAGAATGCCTCATTTATTTCCAAAGCTCCCTCTTCCTTTCAG AGACACTCTGGAAATTTACTCACAAGAAATGAAAGATCTGGCGTTGAATATTATTGGTCATATGGGAAAAGCtttgaagattgaagaaaaggaaataaaggaATTGTTTGAAGATGGAATTCAACTGATGAGGATGAATTACTACCCTCCATGCCCTGAACCAAATAAGGTTATTGGACTTACCCCTCATTCAGATGGAATTGGACTTACTATTCTTCTGCAAGTCAATGAAGTAGAAGGGTTGCAGATAAGAAAAGATGGCTTCTGGGTTCCCGTTAAACCCTTGCCTAATGCATTCATTGTAAACGTTGGCGACATATTAGag ATAATAACGAACGGAAACTACAAAAGCATCGAACACCGGGCAACAGTGAACGCAGAAAAAGAAAGACTCTCAATTGCAACATTCTATAGTCCAAAGGAAGATGGTGTGGTGGGTCCTGCATCAAGCTTGATCAGTGAAGAAACACCACCACGATTCAGAAGCATTGGAGTGAAGGACTACTTCAAGGGCCTGTTTTCTCGAAAACTTGATGGAAAGTCCTATGTCGAAGTCATGAGAATATAG
- the LOC106763909 gene encoding protein SRG1 isoform X2 codes for MGDSSKNPSGTSILVPSVQELAKQNLSAVPHRYIQPHHEDMHLISQQTHALQIPVIDMHNLLSAESKTSELQKLHLACKHWGFFQLVNHGVSLSLVEKVKLEIQEFFNLPMSEKKKFWQSSEHMEGFGQAFVVSEDQELDWADLYYMTTLPKHLRMPHLFPKLPLPFRDTLEIYSQEMKDLALNIIGHMGKALKIEEKEIKELFEDGIQLMRMNYYPPCPEPNKVIGLTPHSDGIGLTILLQVNEVEGLQIRKDGFWVPVKPLPNAFIVNVGDILE; via the exons ATGGGAGATAGCAGCAAGAACCCTTCTGGAACTTCAATTCTGGTACCATCAGTTCAAGAGTTGGCTAAGCAGAATTTGTCTGCTGTTCCACACAGATACATTCAACCTCACCATGAAGACATGCACCTCATCTCTCAACAAACTCATGCTCTTCAGATTCCAGTTATTGACATGCACAACTTGCTTTCTGCAGAATCTAAAACTTCAGAACTTCAAAAGCTTCATCTTGCTTGCAAACATTGGGGATTCTTCCAG cTGGTAAATCATGGGGTCAGTCTTTCTTTGGTGGAGAAAGTAAAGTTGGAAATTCAAGAATTTTTCAACCTTCCAATGtcagagaagaaaaagttttggcAGAGTTCAGAGCATATGGAAGGTTTTGGACAAGCATTTGTTGTGAGTGAAGATCAAGAACTTGATTGGGCTGACCTTTATTACATGACAACCCTCCCAAAACACTTAAGAATGCCTCATTTATTTCCAAAGCTCCCTCTTCCTTTCAG AGACACTCTGGAAATTTACTCACAAGAAATGAAAGATCTGGCGTTGAATATTATTGGTCATATGGGAAAAGCtttgaagattgaagaaaaggaaataaaggaATTGTTTGAAGATGGAATTCAACTGATGAGGATGAATTACTACCCTCCATGCCCTGAACCAAATAAGGTTATTGGACTTACCCCTCATTCAGATGGAATTGGACTTACTATTCTTCTGCAAGTCAATGAAGTAGAAGGGTTGCAGATAAGAAAAGATGGCTTCTGGGTTCCCGTTAAACCCTTGCCTAATGCATTCATTGTAAACGTTGGCGACATATTAGag TGA
- the LOC106763675 gene encoding uncharacterized protein LOC106763675 — protein sequence MVDSKYAQPAIPKFDGHYDHWAKLMENFLRSKEYWHLVEHGVKVVLDKTTASEAKIKVMEEQKLKDLKIKNYLYQAIDREILDTILNDETSKNIWDSMKQKFQGSTRVKRAQLQALRKEFETLQMKEGESVNSYFARTLKIAKSMKAVGESMQEXVXTXKIXRSMTXQFNYVVCSIEESNNLDSMTIDELQSSLLVHEQRMILPTTEEQVMQTLVDDXSGRGRGRGRSRGGFRGRGRGRQSFNKAXVECFKCHKFGHFXYECPLWEKKAHYXXMEEQXEQEEEVLLMTSVECKXGKKDKXFLDSGCSNHMSGNKEWFSTLDENFQHKVKLGNDTXIAVKGKXSVXMMXNGIIHVITHVXYVPELKNNLLSIGQLQEKGLSITIXNNKCNIVHSEKGLILEVHMSAXRMFSLTAIMKXEPTXIIKGEPTPKEL from the coding sequence ATGGTTGATTCAAAGTATGCACAACCTGCAATTCCTAAATTTGATGGACACTATGATCACTGGGCAAAGCTCATGGAGAATTTCCTTCGATCAAAGGAATATTGGCATTTGGTGGAACATGGAGTAAAGGTTGTTCTAGACAAAACTACTGCATCAGAGGCAAAAATTAAAGTCATGGAGGAGCAGAAACTTAAGGATTTAAAGATCAAAAACTATCTCTATCAAGCCATAGATAGAGAAATTTTGGATACCATTCTCAATGATGAAACGTCAAAAAATATATGGGATTCCATGAAGCAGAAGTTTCAAGGTTCAACACGAGTCAAACGTGCTCAATTACAAGCNCTACGCAAAGAGTTCGAAACGCTACAGATGAAGGAGGGAGAATCTGTGAATTCTTATTTTGCCAGAACATTGAAGATTGCCAAAAGCATGAAAGCTGTTGGAGAAAGTATGCAAGAAANTGTCANAACTNCNAAAATCNTGCGGTCTATGACAANCCAATTCAATTATGTGGTGTGCTCCATTGAAGAATCAAATAACTTGGATTCCATGACAATAGACGAACTACAAAGTAGTCTATTAGTTCATGAACAAAGAATGATACTTCCAACAACTGAAGAACAGGTTATGCAAACCCTAGTAGATGACANAagtggaagaggaagaggaagaggaagaagtaGAGGAGGATTTCGAggtagaggaagaggaagacaaTCATTCAACAAGGCNNAAGTTGAATGCTTCAAGTGTCACAAGTTTGGACATTTTNAATATGAATGTCCTTTGTGGGAAAAGAAGGCACATTATGNTGNAATGGAGGAACAAGANGAACAAGAGGAAGAGGTCCTGCTGATGACCTCGGTAGAATGTAAANAAGGAAAGAAAGATAAATNGTTCTTAGACTCAGGATGCAGTAACCACATGAGTGGTAACAAGGAGTGGTTCTCAACACTAGATGAGAATTTTCAACACAAAGTAAAGCTGGGAAATGATACCNACATAGCTGTGAAGGGAAAAGNAAGTGTTCNAATGATGNTGAATGGAATTATACATGTTATTACACATGTATANTATGTTCCAGAACTCAAGAATAACCTATTGAGTATAGGNCAGCTGCAAGAAAAGGGCTTAAGCATCACAATTCANAACAATAAGTGCAATATTGTTCATTCAGAAAAAGGGTTGATTTTGGAGGTACATATGAGTGCANACAGGATGTTTTCTCTGACAGCAATCATGAAANGGGAACCAACANCAATCATAAAAGGGGAACCAACTCCTAAGGAGCTATGA